TTAGGACTGTTCTTCCCACCTCCTTAAATCAAATGACTAGATGAAAAGATCATCATTTGTAGTACTGGCAATATGAATGTTGACAATCAGTAATAATGGCtatttcattataattattaaattaattaaatcaaaaaaataatgaaaatagtaatgataataattctATAATGCTATTAATAATCATAAAGATGAAAATTATAATACAAAAAACTTCATTTCTTGCTCTAAACAAGCAAGAGCTGGCCACAGACTCATGAAAGAGGAAATTACAAGAAAAGTCACAGTGAAATTGAGAAATATTCCTCCATAGGAGAATATGTGACAATAATCAttctctcatacacacactcacccacacatgcatgcacacacacacacacacacacacacacacacacacacacacacacacatgcatgcacacacaccatAAAATACAATATTTTCTTAACACAAAATCAAAATTAACATATACACATCCTATTCAACATGAAGATAAATGCTAATTTGACATTTGCATTTACTTGTTTTGGTCTAAGTACTTCATGACAGCCTACAGCTCCTGAAAAATTCTCAAGATCTCTAAGTCACCCAAAGTAATTAAAAGAAGTAAGTAAATTGTAAATTTGACCATGACCTGATCAGAACAAATGCCCCAGATCAAAACCCAGAAATGTCTTCTACCAGGCCTGTTAACAATGATTCACTGTGGTGACTCACGCTGGGAGCAGAAAATAGGAGACAATGGGCTCTGACAAGATGGCATATGCCACAACTCTCATGGTCACCCCTAGTGTGCCTTAATGgactgaagaaaaataaaaggtgaaTAAATGCAGATTGGTCATCACCAATgtgtacagaaatatatatatatatatatatatatatatatatatatatatatatatatatatatatatatatatatatatatatatatatatatatatatatatatatatatgaaacattAATTATAACTAACCACCAGAAAATGAAAAGTGTTCTGAAAGAAACATTTAAACAACACACATACCCTAATTTTGTtatgaatgcacacacacacacacacacacacacatatgtacaagCCTGGACTATACTTGTCTTTGGTTTCTAAGGAATAAAGTCTATATGCAGGACTAAAGTAATAACTGCTATCcccctgcatgtgtgtgtgtgtgtgtgtgtgtgtgtgtttaattgattCACCATGGTCATATCACATGCTGAACTCATGATTGCCAAGCAGTTCCCTTCCTGAGAGAGCTTTGGAGCTTGGTACTGATTTGTGTTCTTCAAGTCCTAAGAATGGTAGTAACAACAGAATCCAAAATAATTAACTTGGAATCCAATAAGCATTTGTGGCTGTCTGATTTCTTTGTGGGTTACTTTGAAATAAATCATCTCCCCAGACAactgaaaagacaaataaaatgtaatcaaccatcatcatcatcaatctgCATCACTCCTTTTTCCAGCTTGTGCCTCTAGCTTTCAGTCTCCATGTAAATGTGGAATATACTTCTGAATTTCATCACTCACAACTGATGCAGAGCCTTCCCTTGGGCCTTTGTATATCAGTTATCGCTCAGTCTGTCACTTTGTCCACCTGCAGTCTTCTACTCTACATACAAGTCTCATTTCTTggcttcaacagtctttatcatATCTTCTATTAGTTCTTTTATCCACTTggggttttcttttccttgttagtAATTCTTAATACTAAGATCTCCTTCACACTAATATTTCTTTCAGcacttcttaatttcctttctaaAAGCATGCCTTAGATTCGTATATCAGGAAGGAAAGAATCAACAGGCTTAAAAACCTTGAATATGATCTAGTATGCCATCAGTGGCAAATACTTGTAGAAGAAGTTGAtgaagttgatgaagactttggaaaagactaagtgaaaaatataaagggaacagaaaatcatattggaaagaagtaaaaaacaaaagaaatgcagaaaatatctcccaaagtaaaataaatgaagttatggaagagaatggaaagatgttgaaagacagggaagctgtgaaagagagatggagagaatatttcaaaaatttaatgaattttgaggatggacgtccagcagctgtaacagcatcAGTTTtgggtggaggtagaggaggagtatataaagaagaaagtataacatatgaaaaagtaaatcaagtaataaaaagattaaaaaatggaaaggcagcaggaattgatggaatcacagcagaaatgttgaaatgtggaggagatgtagttactaaatggatggtcaagatatgtgaagtggcatgggggggggagggggggggtgccagcagactggacaaaagtcatcattgtcccagtttaaaaggggaagggcaggagaggggagtgtaagagttatagaggtataagtctcctgagtatacccagaaaggtatatggaaaagtcataatagagagggtgcaaagacttacagaagagaaaatcagtgaaaaacaaagaggcttcaggaagggaaggggatgtgtggatcagatatttgccttcaggatggtagcagaaaaatattagcaaaaggaaagaagctatacactgccttcatggatttaaaaaaagcttatgacagagttaattggattgcattgtgggatgttttaaagatatatggtgtgggaggaaaactgcttaatgcaataaagtctttctatgaggatgcatctgcatgtgtcaaaattagtggagaaacaagtgaacattttgagataaaagtgggcttaagacaagggtgtgtcatgtcaccatggttgttcaatatttatatggatggtgttatgagagaaatgaagggcaaagttggggaagttggagtaaaaatgtacgctgaggaaaggaagtgggtgctgaattcaatcttatttgctgatggcacagtgctcattgcagaaaacgaaagtgacttacaaaatttggtcagtgtttttgatagtgtctgtaaaaggagaaagctgaaagtaaatgtcaacaaaagtaaagtgatggtttgtgagcggagtagaagtgaggtcgtggattttgtatgcccataaagagtgggaattgaatgtaaaagagaatgcaaaataattttgaatggtaaagaaatggaggagattaatgagtttaagtaccaaaatcagttatgtgtaagcatgatggtacggagggagagacaagagaaagggcatcgtaaggaagaagggtggtagggtctttgggacatatcatgaatggcagaagtgtgagcatggaggtaaagagtgatttgagaaatacaataatagtaccaaccctcacatatgtaaGTGAagcatgggcctggaatgaaagtcagaggtctagagtgaaGGCAGTGGAAATGcattatttgaggagtgcatgtggtgtgagtagaatggatggaatgagtaatgaaagtgtgtataagtgttttggaatgtgtcacaggggtgaagggaagaagtgtggagtggtagaagtgaagcaacagactttaaagtggtttggtcacatgaagcgaatggaggagagtaagatgaccaggagggtgtatgtgagtgagatagagggagggaatgttagaggacaacctccagtgaaatggagggatagggtacAGGACTACATTAGGGATTCTTGAGAaattttgagcaggcaaggagggagtgtatgaatAAAGAAAgctggaaactcttctgccatggccatcccctggtgggagctcctaggaggaGGCGtcaatgagatgatgatgatgatgaagaaattgAATCTGAATGCTAGAAGTACATTGTGACTCGTGAATCTAACATCCACATCAGAAATATTCTTTCGTGCTGTGAATGAAgaagactttggaaaaaaaaaaaaaatgtatcccaTATAATACTATCATTGGCAAATCCTGAATATGGCGAGAGAGGAATCAGTAACCCTTCAAGCTAATGTCTTTTTTGTAATTGATAAAAGAAAAGCACCTCCATCCagcacccttcctctcttctaccttcaCTAGACTCACTCCTTTGATAGATGAATGTGTACACCAATGAATACCAGAACACACAGCCATACAAACCTGCCTCATTAATCCCCCTCCACACAAACACTCAACCATGATGTTAGAAAGATATCCAGAAATAGAGTTTTCCATATGGATGCACTGAACTGTGTTAGGACCTGGACAAAGAGACTGCCCAATCTCAAAATTTAAATGAGTTTAAAGCTTAATTTGACTGACTGAAACTCGAGACAAGAACTCACGAGCGCAGATCATTTCCTGAATATCACAACTatgtaaataaacacacacacacacacacacacacacacacacacacacaaattgtcAGCATAGATTTATATTGTATTACATAACTGCCTTGGCCCCTCTCCAGTACCCTcgctcctacttccttcctcacaATAATCCCTTTGATCATTAGTAATTAATTCTGAAACTTGTTTTCAAGGGTGTGGCTCTTGCTAAAAATCCTCACCAGCTTTGCCTTCATACATCTGCCATTGCATTCTTCAGTCATTTCAGCCTTCAACTCTCCAAGTATCTACTGCTGTGTGCCTTCCCGGGCATTCCTGAAAGGGGTTGTTCATGAAGGAAGTGTCTTCACATACAATTCAAGCCTACATGTttatcctttcatctttcctccctttttctcctttttcatgtaATTGTACTTCCCTTTTTCTTGAGTTTCTTAAAATGAAATGGCTAAGAAGTGAGAGCTTCCAATTAGCTACAAAGCTCTCTTatgccaaacccttctccttctctttctgtatgATACTGTAACagctttttctctgcactgcttcacagagcagaaagaaagaagtcTCCACTTGTTCCAGGTCACATACATTGTCCTTATAATGCTAATTTTCCCATCATCACTCTCTCTGTCTTGAATATCCTGAGGCTCTCTTTCTGCTCTATGAGGGACATTCCTCTTGCACCCATTGCATCACATgcatctgtttgtttatcttctttcacaggCCTATGAGagatggacagagggagagagaggaggagagggggtctCATTCTAAAAAATGCTTCATAAATTAATTCGATGTTCATGCATCAGCAACAGCATCAAAATATGTAGAGTCAATGCCTTCTTAGAGGAAAAcaacaaagggaaggaggaggaggaggatgcaagggTCCTTAATATTAGGGGGCTGTGGTCAATAAGTGTTGCCACTGTCATCGTCGTCAGAACGACTCCTCTGAAGGGAGTCTGTGGTGACAGGCAACACACCAAGGGAAACATGTTTATCACGACCTCTGTCTCttgttttatctctctccttctctctaagtCTTCTGCTGTTTGTCCTACTTGCACTAGTGTTGCGCAGCTGTCTTTGTATCACCTCAAGGCCACCACCAAGGGTTCGTTCAGCCTTGCGACCGCCTGTGAGGGACTTTTTACTAAACGCATCTCTGTGGGTTGAAGTATTGGTGgcctcctcctcgcccccacGCCCAGTCAGGGAGACATCTGTGTCGGGCTGGGGCTTTGCCGAGACCCGGATGAAAGGGGAGGCTGAGGCAAGGTAGAGCCGAGTGTCATACGAGAACATGACTCCGAGCGCTACATTAAAGGCCGAGGCATCATAGTGGTGGCAGCCAGAGTAACGGAACAGTGGCTTCTTGTCATATCTGTGAAGTGATGGAGTAAGCATTAATTATATCTTCCTtagtataagaggaggaggataaggaggatgtGCAGGTGTAGGTAAAGCTGTGGAGGAAGCAGATGAACATAAAAACAGAGGATATTAACATACATGCAAATCCCTACTAATGAAGGTAGTTTGTTCATGAAGATCTGCCATTTTGATCACTCACCAGAATAAACGTTTCCCACTGAAATTCTTTCAATTGTATTTCTGTTCGAGGTTCATGGAAATTTGTCATAAtgcatattatttttcttcttagtctTGACAGCTTTATGTTCAAGCAGAGTCACTGTCTTTGGGTTTAGGATCAGATGACCATCTTAACATAACACAAGGTTCAAACTGCCAAACCCTGGCTCTTCACTTTCATGGCTTGGTAATCTAACCCACAGGACCACTGTGATTCACAATAATGCATACTTTTCATAATCTAAAATATCCAAAATTTACATGAATGACGCCCCTGTCACACGGCACGGGTGAGGATTCCGACATATCCTTTCAGATGGCACTGGTAATAACTGCCCGCCACTTGCGTGAAGGTGGAACCTGCGTGCGGGCAATTGCCCGTGCGCAGGTGACATCCACACCAAATGAAAGGCTCCATAGAAAACATCAGTCACAAGTTTGCACAGGAAAGGTCATATGTGCGGACGCAGGCCTTACCCGTGCTGTGTAAGAGGGAACTAACATGACACTACAAAAGTGCATGCAACAGTCACTCCCCCACGTAATGAACAGCACTGTTATGTGCTATGAGTTACAACTGGCAGTAAAATCAAAAGCTAAAAGTTCATGTTTGACAAAGTTAGGTTTCGTAAAGGCTGCATGAATCAAATTTTACATCAAAATAATTAATATTAATAGTGACATTTCTGACAGTGCATGTATATTGTAAAACATCAAAAacaatttacagaaaaaaaaaatagtatgtggAAAATGGTCACACAAAAAGCAATTTTGGATAAATCATAGTGAACAGTGcatgaaaaagtaaaattagtGATCATGTCATATTATACAGAAAAGCCAAACAAAAAGAGGTATGAATAGACAGTTCTCATTCTCAGCTGCAGTAGCACAATACAAAAGCAGaattaagaaaacaataaagcaGCATGGCATGAGAGTTCAAAATAAGGTAGTGGTGGCATTCACAAAGCTGGGCACTACAAAATCcttatctcattcttttcttactgTTCTGTGAGTCTGAGGCAAAACATGTGCATAAAAACTCATCAGCCAAGCAtgtcacacacaaaaacaaatatCCATAACACAATCAACATTTAGTGAAAGTTCTCCTAAGACACAATAATTCCTGGCCTCTGATCTCTTCCTCAGAGCAGGAAAAGGCATAGCATCATCACATTCACTTTCTTACTGATTCGCGATTTATTTTCAGCAGCACAGGAGGCAATTCAAGGGAAAAAACACTCTTAGAAAAAGAGATACGATGTGTCCCAAAACCGATGGTCAATTTAGGTTGGAGATGTGTTTAGATACTCCACTCTTAAAGGCGTTCAAGTCCTGGAAATGATGGCAAAGGAAGGCTGTACCAGAGCTTactagtgaaagggatgaaggaatggaaatggtggttaactcttgcattacgaaCTCTAACAGCACAGGCATGAGGGAGAGTAGATAGTTGTGTGCAATGTGGCCATGGGAAAggtggaggtatgcagttagcacaTCAAGAAGAGCATTTAGCATGAAAAATAACTAAAGAAGACAGCACAGGAAACCACACTGCAGCAAGATTTGTGGGAGCAGAAAAGtcataaagaggagaaaagttgATGTGGcaaagagctgtgtgggtggagctcaCCTGCAACCAGTGTCCTGAGCACCAATGGGGCTGATACAGTTGTGCGTCAGTGCGCAGGACACCCAAGGCCTCATGAGGTAGCGGTGCACACCCTCAGTGTTGTAGAGCAGCAAGGTGCCGGCATCACCCATCTGAGGGAGTGAGGGACAAGCTATTGAAACATGCATGAGTAGGTGATGCATATTTCGGTGATGAACAAGGGGCAttatggaagggagaagaaatgaggGGAGGGGGATATGATTGGACTTACCTGCAATGTGTCTGTATGGAGTGAGATCCATTTGGGTGTGCCTGGCTTCCCCATTCTGCCCCCCATGAGACTAGCTGCGGTTTGTATGGACATGCAAAAAGTTCTGTATTACGCCTGTCTCACTCGTTTTCCAACCATTGAAGATGGTGCCAGTGTCCACTGAAAACCGTTTGGTGAAATGTACTATATCTTGTCAGCCAGTGTGAGTTTTAAAACATTTGGTGGCAGAAACATAGGAGAGTTGTGGAAACTTTTGTGACATTATCAGACTAACCAGTGAATCAGTCTCTTACTCAAAGCATTCCACCTAATCACAGGACAGCTGTTGTTCAGGCAGCAATCCactgtacaatagtttagtcaacgTAGGGCAACAAAGATGATTTCTTCCTTGAAAAACAAACCTTATGATGAAAGGCTCTCATCCTGTAAGCTGTTCTCTCTTGAAAAgtgttgcctccgaggaaaattgatcgaatgttgcAAAATACTCTATGGTTTtatgaatgtggacaaatccaaattaTATCTGATCGATGACATGTTACAAACAAGAAATAATGGCAAAAAACTtaagtgtaaataaataaattcagagTGCACCAAAGTTTTCTTCAGCAACATTGTAGcgcaagaatggaataaactcccaccttcagtggtcaaGTGCAGTACGATTAATTCATTTAAAAGCAAGCTCGACatccacttccttcaacttgatatccACTaaaagttgaaatgcaaagtcttggtgtcATTAGATATAAtgatttcacttaggtttaagggcaGACCACCTAGTCCCAGTGGACCATAGAGTCTGTGTGgtttgaatatctatgtaaatctaaatCCTGCAAGGAGAAAACTGTTGATAACGGGTCTCAATTGATGCACAAATTCAAAGATGTGAATGTATGTCAAGAGAAAAGCAGAGTATAATAAAATATGATGCCCACTGATTTATCAACCTTTTTTGGTCACCCTATTCATATGCATTTAGGGAACCTGTCATATAATACATATAAtatcttcgacaacactcagctatcaccatcttcaacattaaacatcctcggtctatccttaactcaaaatctcaactggaaacttcacatctcctctctcgctaaatcagcttcctcgaggttgggcgttctgtatcgtctctgccagttcttctcccccgcgcagttgctatccatatacaggggccttgtccgccctcgtatggagtatgcatctcacatgtggggggctccactcacacagctcttctggacagagtagagtctaaggctcttcgtctcatcagctctcctcctcatactgatagtcttctacctcttaaattccgtcacgatgttgcctctctttctaacttctatcaatatttccacgctgactgctcttgtgaacttactaactgcatgcctccccccctcccgcggccccactgcacatgactttctactcatgctcatccctatactgtccaaaccccttatgcaagagttaaccagcatcttcactctttcatccctcacgctggtaaactctggaacaatcttccttcatctgtatttcctcctgcctacgacttgaactctttcaagagaagggtatcaggacacctctcctcccgaaattgacctctctttcggccacctcttttgattcttttttaggagcagcgagcagtgggctttttttttattattgtttccttttttttgagcccttgagctgtctcctttgttgtaaaaaaaaaatatatatatgtatatatatatatatatatatatatatatatatatatatatatatatatatatatatatatatatatatatatatatatatatatatatatatatttgggccCCCCTCAAGAACTGCATTGGGGGCAACTTGGGGTCATGGCATGATATACATgcatatgaggaaagaaaaggagaaaaagaaggtaatgaagacaatataagaaaaaaatatgtcaCCTGCTGGAAATCATAGTGGTGCTTCTTGGTGTGGAAAAATGCAAACATGTTGGGGTGTGTGAGGGCGGCTGAGGGCAGGAAGGCCGGGTCTGTGAGGGGCCACGTGAAAACCCCACCACTCTTCAGCGCCTGGCTGCTCCATACTTCCATCAGCTTCTCAACCTCTGCCTCTGTCCCTCCGTCTTCACTCCCGGCACCCCCAGCAGCCAGCCGTACACCAGCATCCAGCCAAAACACTGCTCCGGCTCGCACCAACAGCTCctggggagggaagagtagggtcaggttaggttggatGGTAAAACTAAGAAATGGAATAAATAAGCCTTAATGCCTCCAGgaactctccctcttcctctcagcaCACTTAATCACCTACCAATCAACTTTTTCTCCAGTGCTCATCCGCTCTACCTCTCTCATGTATAAACATAGGAAAGATGAATTACTAATTAGAAGAGGTTATTTAGATTAATTGAGAATGGGTTAGGTTAAGTATTAATTAATGACAAAAATCAATTTAACAACTTTTCACTTCAATATCTactaatttgaaaaaaaaaaaaaaaaaaaaaaaaaaaatcatgggcagtatattttttttagccTGTGTGCATGGATGACCGAAGGCTGCAAACAAATGTCAGGCTTACCACCACTACACACCTGTATAATGATGGGGCGGTAGGCCCTGAGGTGGCGGTCCCTGAGGTGCGATGGGTAGAGAGAGAAGTCAAAGGACAGCACCATGCAGGTGGTGTTGCATGCCTCTTCCagctgggggaaggaagggaagtaaacatTAGGTCAAGGGTTCCCAACCAGTCGGGTGTGACTCCCTGGAGGGTCGAGGAGGATTGGCCAAGGGGTCGTGAAGCCTTGCTAGAGACAGCTAGGGAGAATACTTTTTATAGCTTATCGTTTCGAGattgttttctgttttaattCTGTTGGTGATGCTGTATGCCTTTGCTGGCGAGTTGAGACGGAACATCAAAGCATCTTTCAGGCGCATGTCAGGGCCAAGTATGTTTGAAAACTGGTGTGTTAAAAAGTGTAAAACAAACTGCTGATATAAGGGGTGGGATCATGTGGGTTTCAAGATTTTTAAAAAGGGTCGGGAATGCAAATACATTGGGAACCATTGCATTAGATGAAGTAATATAAGTAACCCTTTTAATGTGCTATGATAACTTTTGCTGTTGTGTTGCCTTTTAAACCTTAATAAGCTATTGAGCTAATCACTGTCACCAACACCAAGGTGTTACTATCAAGTGTCTCAGGTGGCAGGATATTTGTACTTGTCAGTGAGTGGTGTTTTCATTCTCAGCACCACCTATGAATAGTGACCAACAGCAGAGGATGGTAACTAGGTGGAAAGGACATAAGGTCTGAGTAATGAGAGAAGAATTGTAACAGTCAGACCAAAGTAAACAATGGATGTCACGAGTAGCCTGAGTGAGATATAAAATCTGAACATAAAAACTCTTCAAGATAACAGTGAGATAAAGTAAAGttataacatatatataaaaaatcaaacaaaaaaacagatcaAGCCTTTCAAAATCAATCCAAACACAGTAATGATGGCACGTATGTGGGAATACAATTAGGCTTCACCTGCTGCATCTCAGCTGGAGGCAGGTCAAGGCCATACACCACCAGGGTCAGGTTGGGCAGTAGCAGCTGTGCCAGGCCCACCAAGCCCTCCACCTGCCACACCTGTCCACTCCACacctgaggagggaaggaggggagtaagATGAAGATAATGGTAACCAAGTGAGTAATGAAAAGTTTGATTTATGAAAAGAGTAACAGGGCTAACACAATACTGAGTATTATCTTCATGTTCAAGATAACTCAGTAAAAGTTAGGATACATATTAGAAATATCTAAAAACAATAGTTCATTTGAGTGACAGAAGAATGATATGTTCTAAGTCTTCCTGAGAATATTAACAATTAGTAAAAACTTAAATAAGAATTAAAGAAGTTTCACCGAAATTCAACAGACAATAAACAGTAATAGTGATCATGGTATGCTGccattaccacaaccacaactaccatcatgaccaccaccactgccatcgtCACACTCACCGCTGAGGCCAGCACAGGGGTGGACAAGTTTTCCCAGGCATGGTGTGGGTAGAGTGCTGCCCCCTCCACAAAGCCGAGCCTCTCAAGG
This genomic window from Eriocheir sinensis breed Jianghai 21 chromosome 34, ASM2467909v1, whole genome shotgun sequence contains:
- the LOC127007144 gene encoding uncharacterized protein LOC127007144, yielding MRLMRSVVGGCVCVVASVVLLSTLTSTPPTGPAIHSIVAHNLKEELEGRMTCDEEDLERLGFVEGAALYPHHAWENLSTPVLASAVWSGQVWQVEGLVGLAQLLLPNLTLVVYGLDLPPAEMQQLEEACNTTCMVLSFDFSLYPSHLRDRHLRAYRPIIIQELLVRAGAVFWLDAGVRLAAGGAGSEDGGTEAEVEKLMEVWSSQALKSGGVFTWPLTDPAFLPSAALTHPNMFAFFHTKKHHYDFQQMGDAGTLLLYNTEGVHRYLMRPWVSCALTHNCISPIGAQDTGCRYDKKPLFRYSGCHHYDASAFNVALGVMFSYDTRLYLASASPFIRVSAKPQPDTDVSLTGRGGEEEATNTSTHRDAFSKKSLTGGRKAERTLGGGLEVIQRQLRNTSASRTNSRRLREKERDKTRDRGRDKHVSLGVLPVTTDSLQRSRSDDDDSGNTY